A portion of the Natronogracilivirga saccharolytica genome contains these proteins:
- a CDS encoding WbqC family protein, producing MPSMTPDSGSGSSRPAAVALLLPGYSPDLEWLARALLAGHIILDDEHPFSRKSRVHRTKIRTPDGHQWLTIPVATEDRRKPVNQVRIDHGRPWLKHHWQALEFNYRNSLYFDYYEPEIRADLEAASECEMLLDAVRHMMERQFTYLECSISFDWMSELKSNCPESAETDSPAETPGRMLSGHTDLQDPVVWQEPRSRNYQKPHPDAAGTEFWIPEYRQHFPGFVPGCGLLDVLFEYGPDAWQVLDSISIK from the coding sequence ATGCCATCCATGACACCCGATTCCGGAAGCGGCAGCTCCAGACCGGCAGCGGTGGCGCTTTTGCTGCCGGGATATTCTCCGGATCTGGAGTGGCTGGCCCGCGCCCTGCTGGCCGGTCATATAATTCTGGATGATGAACATCCGTTTTCAAGAAAAAGCCGGGTTCACCGAACGAAAATCCGCACCCCTGACGGACACCAGTGGCTCACCATACCGGTTGCAACCGAAGATCGCCGAAAGCCCGTCAATCAGGTAAGAATCGACCATGGCCGCCCATGGCTGAAGCATCACTGGCAGGCCCTTGAATTCAATTATCGCAACAGCCTCTATTTTGATTACTACGAGCCGGAAATCCGCGCGGATCTGGAGGCAGCATCGGAGTGTGAGATGCTGCTGGATGCGGTCCGGCACATGATGGAGCGGCAGTTCACCTACCTGGAATGTTCTATTTCCTTTGACTGGATGAGTGAGCTGAAAAGCAACTGTCCGGAGTCAGCTGAAACGGATTCCCCGGCAGAAACACCTGGCCGGATGCTTTCCGGACACACTGACTTGCAGGATCCCGTCGTTTGGCAGGAGCCCCGGAGCCGCAACTACCAGAAGCCGCACCCCGATGCGGCCGGTACGGAGTTTTGGATCCCGGAATACCGCCAGCACTTCCCCGGTTTTGTACCCGGATGCGGCCTGCTTGATGTATTGTTTGAATACGGACCTGACGCCTGGCAGGTCCTGGACAGCATTTCGATCAAATAA
- a CDS encoding sugar MFS transporter, translating to MSNNLDSKTMKVGMVFISMVFFIFGFVTTFIITLSDPVMEAFDLSYTEAFLVNSAFFISYAVFSIPAGWVVKTIGYKNSIVAGLLIYAVAGFLFYPAIGLESYPFFLGAIFILSLGTVLLQTAANPYVTELGPSETASGRLNLTQSLNSIATWLAPLFIVALIIPAEAIDGAVEEVIAEAAVQPGDLLLPFLIIGGVTLVIGIAVAWIRLPNLSQEGEGNFSSTFKYRHMLFGAFGIFCYVGAEVSIGTAISSYIVQPDLGGGISRSLAIQFVGLYWAGAMIGRLFGAISMSDIKNKQTKMLMVLGVLVWAFIVSFYTLDWNLQMAMVFLGFAVLNYGLMQLGVGNANRILAIFAIVAMVLAITSMLSTGRLALWTIVTIGLFNSIMFPNIFSLAVKGLDRSEVSLASGIINTMIVGGAIVPVVTGAVADLYNIEVAFIVPVICYAYILFFALVGSKIKPKEGAAAAPSPTMGADPSHKE from the coding sequence ATGTCAAACAATCTGGACAGTAAAACCATGAAAGTGGGAATGGTATTCATTTCCATGGTCTTCTTCATTTTCGGGTTTGTCACTACGTTTATTATTACGCTGAGTGACCCCGTAATGGAAGCATTTGACCTGAGTTATACCGAGGCATTTCTGGTTAACTCAGCTTTTTTTATTTCATATGCCGTTTTTTCAATACCAGCAGGCTGGGTAGTCAAGACGATTGGATACAAAAACTCCATTGTTGCAGGACTGCTCATTTATGCGGTGGCCGGATTCCTGTTTTATCCTGCAATCGGACTGGAATCCTACCCTTTCTTCCTGGGTGCCATTTTCATTCTTTCACTGGGAACAGTTCTGCTTCAGACTGCTGCCAACCCGTATGTGACAGAGCTTGGTCCGTCGGAAACAGCTTCCGGCCGACTGAATCTCACCCAGTCACTGAACTCAATTGCAACCTGGCTGGCGCCGCTTTTCATTGTAGCGCTTATCATACCTGCCGAAGCTATTGACGGTGCGGTCGAGGAAGTCATTGCAGAAGCTGCGGTTCAGCCGGGTGATTTGCTGCTTCCTTTTCTGATTATCGGAGGGGTAACCCTGGTTATCGGTATTGCCGTAGCATGGATCCGGCTGCCGAATCTCAGCCAGGAAGGTGAAGGCAATTTCTCCAGTACCTTCAAGTACAGACACATGCTCTTTGGCGCTTTCGGGATCTTCTGTTATGTGGGAGCCGAAGTGAGTATCGGAACCGCCATATCATCCTATATAGTGCAGCCGGACCTTGGCGGAGGCATCAGCCGGTCTCTTGCAATTCAGTTCGTAGGACTCTACTGGGCAGGTGCCATGATCGGCCGTCTGTTCGGGGCCATTTCGATGTCCGATATAAAGAACAAGCAAACCAAGATGCTGATGGTTCTCGGTGTCCTGGTCTGGGCATTCATTGTAAGTTTCTATACGCTTGACTGGAACCTGCAGATGGCGATGGTATTTCTTGGATTTGCCGTCCTTAATTATGGACTGATGCAACTTGGTGTTGGCAATGCCAACCGGATCCTTGCTATCTTTGCCATTGTAGCAATGGTTCTGGCAATAACTTCCATGCTGTCTACAGGACGTTTGGCGCTGTGGACGATTGTGACCATTGGTCTGTTCAACTCAATCATGTTCCCGAATATCTTTTCTCTTGCAGTTAAAGGACTGGACAGGAGCGAAGTCAGTCTGGCATCGGGTATCATCAATACCATGATTGTAGGTGGCGCGATAGTCCCGGTTGTAACAGGAGCCGTTGCGGATCTTTACAATATTGAAGTGGCATTCATCGTACCTGTTATCTGCTACGCTTATATCCTGTTCTTCGCATTGGTCGGAAGCAAGATCAAACCCAAGGAGGGTGCTGCCGCAGCTCCGTCACCAACAATGGGTGCTGATCCATCTCATAAAGAGTAA
- a CDS encoding ROK family protein, which translates to MKEYVVGIDIGGTFTKFGFVDRDGKIFEEGSSPSDKFDKIEDYLANLFKDIKEREKNLEAPCKVIGVGIGAPNGNFYRGTIENAPNLNWKGIIPLAEMVNKYYDVPVRLTNDANAAALGEKVYGGAQGIDNFIMITLGTGLGSGIIVNGDLVYGHDGFAGELGHTNVEVDGRQCGCGNKGCLETYVSAPGIKRTVFELLAHDSRGSNLVKYSFDEMDSELIYNEAKKDDPVALKAFEITGKILGRKLADSVAHTSPKAIFLFGGLAKSGDYILKPTKKYLEEFVMGPFKGKVDVKPSQLMDRNVAVLGSSSLIWKDVK; encoded by the coding sequence ATGAAAGAATACGTCGTAGGGATAGATATTGGCGGTACGTTCACCAAATTTGGCTTTGTAGACAGAGATGGAAAAATATTTGAAGAGGGCTCCTCGCCAAGTGACAAATTTGACAAAATCGAGGATTACCTGGCAAATCTGTTCAAGGATATCAAGGAGCGTGAAAAAAACCTGGAGGCCCCCTGCAAGGTTATTGGTGTCGGAATCGGAGCTCCTAACGGAAACTTTTACCGCGGAACCATTGAGAATGCTCCGAACCTGAACTGGAAGGGCATCATTCCGCTGGCTGAGATGGTTAACAAATACTACGACGTTCCTGTGCGTCTTACCAATGATGCCAACGCAGCGGCACTCGGGGAAAAAGTTTACGGTGGTGCACAAGGCATCGACAATTTTATCATGATCACTCTGGGAACCGGCTTGGGAAGCGGAATTATTGTCAATGGTGATCTGGTCTACGGACATGACGGGTTTGCAGGTGAGCTTGGACATACCAATGTTGAAGTGGATGGCCGGCAGTGTGGCTGCGGAAACAAAGGATGCCTGGAAACCTATGTCTCGGCGCCCGGCATCAAGCGAACAGTGTTTGAGCTCCTTGCTCATGACAGCAGGGGATCCAATCTGGTAAAGTATTCATTCGATGAGATGGATTCGGAGCTGATATACAATGAAGCAAAAAAAGATGACCCGGTCGCTCTCAAAGCCTTTGAGATCACAGGGAAAATTCTTGGCAGAAAACTTGCCGATTCCGTTGCCCATACCAGTCCGAAGGCAATCTTCCTGTTTGGGGGTCTTGCCAAATCCGGTGACTACATTCTGAAGCCCACGAAGAAATATCTCGAAGAATTTGTAATGGGTCCGTTTAAGGGTAAGGTTGATGTCAAGCCATCTCAGCTTATGGACCGGAATGTCGCCGTGCTGGGATCAAGTTCACTTATCTGGAAAGATGTCAAGTAG
- a CDS encoding FAD-binding and (Fe-S)-binding domain-containing protein, with product MSTSASKTAHSPSPLTFYTDTLTRQLYSSDASLYQELPSAVTFPKSPEDLIQLLDQARSKNLSVTMRAAGTSLAGQTTGDGIVADISRHMHHILDIDADNRTARVQPGVIRDQLNREAGKHGLLFGPDTSTTDRCMLGGMIANNSCGSYSIKYGTTREHVIELDVILSDGSRATFKPLDEDKLHQKMESDTFEGKIYREMISLLKDNRDLILEKYPHPEVKRRNTGYALDKLCEMHPITPGGRPFNMCEMLCGSEGTLALFNEAVVRLEKLEKHKLLLIPQFESLHEALRSTVEAVAFDPAAVELVDQFILDATKGNVEQNRNRFFLEGDPKALLIIEFQGDDMDELRDRANSLKDRLKEKKHGYAHSIMEQPDEQARVWNLRKAGLGLLMGYLSDSKSPEFVDDTAVRVEDLPDYIADFQKILKKHDTESVYYAHASVGELHLRPILNVKTQEGIDKMKAIAEEVADLVAKYRGSLSGEHGDGRLRSHLIEHMVGPEIMQLLRRVKTLWDPDNLLNRGKIIDPEPMDTDLRYSPEYPEIKVDTVFKWRAENGFGEALELCNGAGVCRKKAESGGTMCPSYMATLEEKDSTRGRANVFRQIFSNRQQDGFTAQEIKDALDLCLSCKACKTECPANVDMAKMKAEFTHGWHQKNGTSLSSQFFGNAALLYPLAGTFAPLVNYINSLAPVKGIYQYLLNVHPERKLPDFASQTFMSWYKKFRRSNKMRPADENTKKVVLVVDWFTDYHEPSVAKAALLVLERLGCHVHVVGPLESGRTHLSRGILDKAKTIAQTNIKKMKPYVDSDFRLVGLEPSEILTFRDEFLDLCDDDQLEDARNVAAASFMFEEFLTDEIDEDRFSDCFNGVGQQVHVHGHCHSKALVGNSPVLEALKRANYLPVEMKTGCCGMAGSFGYEEKNYKVSMDIGELTLFPQIRKINDNGIICSHGFSCRHQISDGTGRESRHTSEIVWDSRK from the coding sequence ATGTCTACCTCTGCTTCGAAAACGGCTCACTCGCCTTCTCCCCTGACATTTTATACCGATACTCTTACACGCCAGCTTTACTCGAGTGACGCTTCCCTGTATCAGGAGCTGCCTTCAGCAGTTACGTTTCCAAAATCGCCTGAAGACCTGATACAGCTTCTGGATCAGGCACGAAGTAAGAATCTATCTGTCACCATGCGTGCTGCCGGTACCAGCCTGGCAGGTCAGACTACCGGTGATGGAATTGTTGCCGATATTTCCCGTCACATGCACCACATACTGGATATTGATGCGGACAACCGCACCGCCAGGGTTCAGCCGGGAGTCATCCGGGATCAGCTGAACCGGGAAGCCGGCAAACACGGACTGCTCTTTGGTCCGGACACTTCCACGACCGACCGGTGTATGCTTGGCGGCATGATCGCCAATAACTCCTGCGGCTCCTACTCCATCAAATACGGAACGACAAGAGAGCATGTCATTGAACTTGATGTCATTTTAAGCGACGGAAGCCGCGCCACTTTCAAACCGCTTGACGAAGATAAGTTGCATCAAAAAATGGAGTCGGACACTTTCGAGGGTAAAATTTACCGTGAGATGATTTCCCTGCTGAAAGATAACAGGGATCTCATCCTCGAAAAGTATCCCCACCCGGAGGTAAAACGCCGCAATACCGGATATGCGCTGGATAAATTGTGCGAAATGCATCCGATTACACCCGGCGGACGTCCGTTCAATATGTGTGAAATGCTGTGCGGGAGCGAGGGTACACTTGCGTTGTTTAACGAAGCGGTCGTGCGCCTCGAAAAGCTGGAGAAGCACAAACTGCTGCTCATTCCTCAGTTTGAATCACTTCACGAGGCCCTGCGCAGCACCGTCGAAGCCGTTGCATTCGATCCCGCTGCAGTGGAACTGGTCGATCAGTTCATCCTGGATGCTACGAAAGGCAATGTCGAACAGAACCGAAACCGCTTCTTCCTGGAAGGCGATCCCAAGGCGCTGTTGATTATAGAGTTTCAGGGTGATGACATGGATGAGCTTCGCGATCGGGCAAACAGTCTCAAAGACCGGCTGAAGGAAAAGAAGCATGGCTATGCACACAGTATCATGGAGCAGCCGGATGAACAGGCTCGCGTGTGGAATTTGAGAAAAGCCGGACTTGGTCTGCTCATGGGCTATCTTTCCGACTCAAAATCACCCGAATTTGTTGATGACACTGCGGTAAGGGTGGAAGATCTTCCTGACTACATCGCCGACTTTCAGAAAATTCTGAAAAAGCATGACACCGAAAGCGTCTACTACGCCCACGCTTCCGTAGGTGAACTGCATCTGCGACCCATTCTCAATGTCAAGACACAGGAAGGCATCGATAAAATGAAGGCGATTGCGGAAGAAGTTGCCGATCTGGTCGCCAAATACCGCGGCTCTCTTTCCGGTGAACACGGTGACGGCCGGCTTCGGTCACATCTTATCGAACACATGGTGGGACCGGAAATCATGCAGCTGCTGCGCAGAGTCAAAACACTTTGGGATCCGGACAACCTGCTGAACCGGGGCAAAATTATAGATCCTGAGCCGATGGACACAGACCTCCGCTATTCTCCGGAATATCCGGAAATTAAGGTGGATACCGTATTCAAGTGGCGCGCTGAAAACGGATTCGGAGAGGCACTGGAGTTGTGCAATGGTGCCGGTGTATGCCGGAAAAAAGCAGAAAGCGGCGGTACCATGTGCCCTTCCTACATGGCCACGCTTGAGGAAAAGGACAGTACCCGCGGCCGCGCCAATGTATTTCGCCAGATTTTCTCAAACCGCCAGCAGGATGGATTTACAGCTCAGGAAATCAAGGATGCCCTCGATTTGTGCCTGAGCTGCAAAGCGTGCAAAACAGAGTGCCCGGCAAATGTGGACATGGCCAAAATGAAAGCCGAGTTTACCCACGGCTGGCATCAAAAAAACGGCACCTCGCTCAGCTCGCAATTTTTTGGGAATGCCGCCCTGCTTTATCCTCTTGCCGGCACATTTGCTCCGCTTGTCAATTACATCAACAGCCTTGCGCCCGTAAAAGGCATCTATCAGTATCTGCTGAATGTCCATCCGGAACGCAAGCTGCCGGATTTTGCCTCTCAGACCTTCATGAGCTGGTACAAGAAATTCCGGCGGTCTAATAAAATGCGCCCTGCAGATGAAAACACAAAAAAAGTAGTACTGGTTGTGGACTGGTTTACCGATTATCACGAGCCATCTGTAGCAAAAGCGGCTTTGCTTGTGCTTGAGCGACTGGGGTGCCATGTCCATGTGGTTGGTCCGCTTGAAAGCGGCCGGACACACCTGTCGCGTGGCATATTAGACAAGGCAAAAACGATCGCCCAAACAAATATTAAAAAAATGAAGCCGTACGTTGATTCGGATTTCCGGCTTGTCGGACTTGAACCCAGCGAAATCCTTACTTTCCGGGACGAGTTCCTTGATCTGTGTGACGATGATCAGCTTGAGGATGCCAGAAATGTAGCCGCCGCATCTTTCATGTTTGAGGAGTTTCTGACTGACGAAATTGATGAAGACCGGTTTTCTGATTGCTTTAATGGTGTCGGTCAGCAAGTACATGTTCACGGACATTGTCATTCCAAGGCCCTGGTCGGAAACAGTCCGGTTCTGGAGGCGCTGAAACGAGCCAATTATCTTCCTGTCGAAATGAAAACCGGCTGCTGCGGAATGGCCGGCAGTTTTGGCTATGAGGAAAAAAACTACAAAGTGTCCATGGATATCGGTGAGCTGACACTCTTTCCTCAGATCAGGAAAATCAATGATAATGGTATCATCTGCTCTCACGGCTTTTCCTGCCGGCATCAGATATCCGACGGTACCGGCAGAGAAAGCCGGCACACATCGGAAATAGTCTGGGACAGCAGAAAATAA
- a CDS encoding PAS domain S-box protein yields the protein MDILEVIKIIRAHAKDEKSVEALKDLFEEIIEERDQAKKELSLLEAAIRNDYESIVITELDLESPGPRIVYVNQGFEKMTGYKKEEVIGQTPRILQGPKTDRETLDRLKDNLIEGKAFFGQTVNYRKDGSEFINQWDIHPLVDEGGKITHWVSYQHDITERKRVEQTLVDSKVEMDDFYETSKRTILDIAGDGTIRFANKSLQELIGYEKEELQKMKVWEIMPEKHGAILKERFQELWDANFETQSDYRFIFEHKSGLPIQVEATIKPLELKTEKVMRMEVSNISLRKKVLKTLYQRNQDFSRIFNTKSDFKYGLSFSEAGAPEFRWLSEDLENITGYDPSECEGHEGWKKLVHPDDQAKAVEHLKKVIDGRSMCTEYRLVSKNGAEIPVMDYAKPVEINTFDIKGAVALVKKGQEESAGNGRS from the coding sequence ATGGATATCCTTGAAGTTATAAAAATAATTCGCGCTCATGCCAAAGACGAGAAGTCTGTTGAGGCATTAAAGGATCTGTTTGAAGAAATTATTGAAGAAAGAGATCAGGCAAAGAAAGAGCTTTCACTTCTTGAAGCCGCCATCAGAAATGATTATGAATCCATCGTAATAACAGAACTTGACCTGGAAAGCCCCGGACCCAGAATTGTGTACGTTAACCAAGGGTTTGAAAAAATGACCGGATACAAAAAAGAGGAGGTCATCGGGCAGACGCCGAGAATTTTACAGGGTCCCAAGACTGATCGTGAAACGCTGGATCGTCTGAAAGATAACCTGATTGAAGGCAAGGCGTTCTTCGGACAAACCGTGAACTACCGCAAAGACGGATCTGAGTTCATCAATCAATGGGATATCCATCCTCTTGTTGATGAAGGCGGAAAAATCACCCACTGGGTTTCTTATCAGCATGATATCACCGAAAGAAAACGTGTTGAGCAGACCCTCGTGGACAGCAAAGTGGAAATGGATGATTTCTATGAGACGTCCAAACGAACTATTCTGGATATTGCCGGCGACGGTACCATCAGGTTTGCCAATAAATCTTTGCAGGAGCTGATCGGTTATGAGAAGGAAGAGCTCCAGAAAATGAAAGTCTGGGAGATAATGCCCGAAAAACACGGGGCTATTCTCAAGGAACGCTTTCAGGAGCTTTGGGATGCCAATTTTGAAACACAGTCTGACTACCGGTTTATTTTTGAGCACAAAAGCGGATTGCCGATTCAGGTGGAAGCTACCATCAAGCCGCTGGAGCTCAAAACAGAAAAAGTAATGCGGATGGAAGTCAGTAATATTTCTCTTCGCAAAAAGGTTTTGAAGACATTGTACCAGCGGAATCAGGACTTCAGCCGCATTTTCAACACCAAAAGCGATTTCAAATACGGTCTCAGTTTCAGCGAAGCTGGGGCGCCGGAGTTCCGCTGGTTGTCAGAAGATCTGGAGAATATCACCGGTTATGATCCGTCAGAGTGCGAAGGGCACGAAGGATGGAAGAAGCTGGTTCATCCAGATGATCAGGCCAAAGCGGTTGAGCATTTGAAGAAAGTGATTGACGGGCGGTCAATGTGTACCGAATACCGGCTGGTCAGTAAGAACGGAGCAGAAATTCCTGTAATGGACTATGCCAAACCTGTTGAGATCAATACTTTTGATATCAAAGGGGCCGTAGCTCTTGTGAAAAAGGGACAGGAAGAGAGTGCCGGGAATGGTCGTTCCTGA
- the cdaA gene encoding diadenylate cyclase CdaA, with product MEILPFGFLEFGLKDFIETLIIAMVIVLLYRWIRGSFAVPVVIGLVIVFAINAAVSLFGLTTINFILRRLLDVGILAVIIIFQPEIRKLLYNIGQNTSLYKFFDRGGSYSVIDEVIEAVKSLSRSKTGALIVFAKGATLNDLVDKGVELDASVSSELLLTIFNRGTPLHDGAVIIRDNKIVAASAYLPISQNPNISSVFGTRHRAALGISEVNDVLVIVVSEETGRVSIAQNGALTSGMTIQKLRYEMQKHLGEKSDEDPEMSSFRQSELESS from the coding sequence TTGGAAATCTTACCATTCGGATTTCTGGAATTCGGCCTGAAAGACTTCATTGAGACGCTGATAATAGCGATGGTCATCGTTTTGCTTTACCGATGGATTCGCGGGTCATTCGCCGTTCCTGTTGTGATAGGACTTGTCATCGTTTTTGCCATCAATGCTGCTGTGAGTCTGTTCGGACTTACCACAATTAATTTTATTCTGCGACGTCTGCTGGATGTCGGTATTCTTGCAGTAATTATTATTTTTCAGCCTGAGATCCGAAAACTGCTGTACAACATTGGTCAGAATACCAGTCTCTACAAATTTTTCGACCGTGGCGGATCCTATTCGGTGATTGACGAGGTAATAGAGGCGGTGAAATCTCTTTCACGTTCTAAAACCGGAGCACTGATCGTTTTTGCGAAGGGTGCGACACTGAATGATCTGGTAGACAAAGGTGTGGAACTGGATGCATCTGTAAGCAGCGAGCTGCTGCTTACCATTTTCAACCGTGGAACACCTCTGCACGATGGTGCTGTAATAATACGGGATAACAAGATTGTAGCGGCAAGCGCCTATCTCCCGATAAGTCAGAACCCCAATATTTCATCTGTTTTTGGCACGCGGCACAGAGCAGCGCTGGGAATCAGTGAAGTGAACGATGTACTGGTTATTGTGGTATCAGAGGAAACAGGGCGGGTGTCGATTGCCCAGAACGGAGCCCTGACCAGTGGCATGACCATTCAGAAACTGCGTTATGAAATGCAAAAACACCTGGGAGAGAAGTCTGATGAAGATCCGGAGATGTCCAGCTTCCGTCAGTCGGAACTGGAAAGCTCCTGA
- the folP gene encoding dihydropteroate synthase encodes MPNTESGDISDKRFVLKGKALAASGLVEVDTPAAMGILNVTPDSFSDGGIYSRADEAARRTERMIREGAAIVDIGGESTRPGSEPVSGQEELDRVIPVIGKVVRTFPSTMFSIDTTKYEVARRALDYGVQMINDVSGLQKEPRLADLAAEYEAILVIMHSRGTPKVMQHSPQYGDVIGEIAGFLKKQAEMAGKRGVEQVVIDPGIGFGKTVNHNLQIIAQFNTFKALRYPVLIGASRKSVIGKVLADDSGERPVDQRLAGTLALHYHALMQGADILRVHDVREAVDGINIYRSVRNIR; translated from the coding sequence GTGCCCAATACAGAATCCGGTGATATTTCTGACAAGCGCTTTGTCCTCAAGGGCAAGGCGCTTGCTGCTTCCGGGCTTGTCGAGGTTGATACCCCTGCAGCCATGGGTATCCTGAATGTGACCCCCGATTCTTTTTCTGACGGAGGCATTTACAGCAGAGCAGATGAAGCAGCCAGGCGCACAGAGCGCATGATCAGGGAGGGCGCGGCTATTGTGGATATCGGGGGCGAGTCTACCCGCCCGGGATCGGAACCGGTATCCGGACAAGAGGAGCTGGATCGCGTGATACCGGTGATAGGCAAGGTCGTCCGCACTTTTCCGTCAACGATGTTTTCCATCGATACGACAAAATATGAGGTGGCCCGGCGTGCTCTCGATTATGGCGTGCAGATGATCAACGACGTCAGCGGCCTTCAGAAAGAGCCCCGGCTTGCAGACCTTGCTGCTGAGTACGAAGCGATACTGGTTATCATGCACAGCCGCGGAACTCCGAAAGTTATGCAGCATAGTCCGCAGTACGGTGATGTCATTGGAGAAATTGCGGGATTTCTGAAAAAACAGGCGGAAATGGCCGGAAAGAGGGGAGTTGAGCAGGTGGTAATTGATCCGGGAATTGGCTTTGGAAAAACTGTAAATCACAATCTGCAAATCATTGCACAATTCAATACCTTTAAAGCATTGAGGTATCCGGTTTTGATCGGAGCTTCCAGGAAGTCGGTGATCGGGAAGGTTCTGGCTGATGACAGCGGTGAACGCCCGGTCGACCAGCGGCTTGCCGGGACACTGGCGCTTCATTATCATGCACTTATGCAGGGTGCTGATATACTGCGTGTGCACGATGTCCGCGAAGCCGTTGACGGCATCAACATATACAGATCGGTAAGAAACATCAGATAA
- the fdxA gene encoding ferredoxin FdxA produces the protein MTYVVAEPCINCKYTDCVTVCPVDAFREGPNFLTIHPDDCIDCDACVPECPVEAIFPDDEVPEKWEHYIELNERLAELWDDKVINEQKDPLPDADEWAEKEKTVDMIEGQ, from the coding sequence ATGACTTACGTAGTAGCAGAACCGTGCATTAATTGCAAATATACCGATTGTGTCACAGTTTGCCCTGTTGATGCATTCAGGGAAGGTCCGAACTTCCTCACCATTCACCCTGATGACTGCATCGATTGCGACGCCTGTGTGCCTGAGTGTCCGGTAGAGGCCATCTTCCCGGACGATGAAGTTCCTGAAAAATGGGAGCACTACATCGAGCTGAACGAGCGTCTGGCCGAACTCTGGGATGACAAGGTGATCAACGAGCAGAAGGATCCTCTTCCTGATGCCGACGAGTGGGCTGAGAAAGAGAAAACTGTCGATATGATTGAGGGACAGTAG
- a CDS encoding ectonucleotide pyrophosphatase/phosphodiesterase, with product MKRILYTLLFVVAISCAAPAEDRNAVILISIDGFMPEYLDRTETPNFDRMVERGVKAEHMIPVFPTLTFTNHYSIVTGLYPENHGILSNTMYDPEWDATFSLGNREELVKGRWYEGEPLWVTAENQGVRTASMFWVGSEAEIQGVRPTRWNDYDGSLPHEQRIDSVITWLTLDDETRPDFVTLYFSRPDSEGHSHGPDSEEVTRAIAGMDQDMGYLMSELQRTGLEESTNIIIVSDHGMAAQSEDKVIFLDEIIDLDDVHVVGWGPVSMIRPDEGKRETVYNQLKENEENYRVYYRDELPDEFRIGNHRRTPEIIMVADLPWAITSTSFFERRGVLAGNHGWDHREPEMQTFFLAKGPDFHEALHVEPFELIHIYELVCHILDLEPANNDGSLEEVRHFLLE from the coding sequence ATGAAACGAATACTCTACACTCTGTTATTTGTAGTTGCCATATCTTGTGCCGCACCGGCAGAAGACCGAAATGCCGTCATACTTATTTCAATCGACGGTTTCATGCCCGAGTATCTGGATCGCACCGAAACACCCAATTTTGATCGTATGGTTGAGCGGGGTGTAAAAGCGGAACACATGATTCCCGTGTTTCCAACGTTGACATTCACCAATCACTACTCCATCGTCACCGGACTCTATCCGGAAAATCACGGGATTTTGTCAAATACAATGTATGACCCGGAATGGGATGCCACCTTCAGCCTGGGAAACCGTGAAGAACTGGTCAAGGGCCGGTGGTATGAGGGCGAGCCGCTATGGGTTACAGCCGAAAACCAGGGTGTGCGTACCGCCTCCATGTTCTGGGTCGGCAGTGAAGCCGAAATTCAAGGTGTGCGGCCGACTCGCTGGAATGATTATGACGGATCCCTGCCTCATGAACAGCGTATTGATTCGGTTATCACCTGGCTTACGCTTGATGATGAAACCCGTCCGGATTTTGTCACACTTTATTTCAGCCGTCCGGACTCCGAGGGACACAGTCATGGTCCGGACAGTGAAGAGGTTACCCGCGCCATAGCCGGCATGGACCAAGACATGGGGTATCTGATGTCCGAGCTTCAGCGTACAGGACTTGAAGAATCAACCAATATAATCATTGTGTCTGACCATGGCATGGCTGCCCAGTCCGAAGACAAGGTGATTTTTCTGGATGAAATCATAGATCTTGATGATGTGCATGTAGTCGGATGGGGACCCGTCTCGATGATTCGTCCGGATGAAGGCAAGAGGGAAACCGTTTACAATCAGTTGAAGGAAAACGAAGAAAATTACCGGGTATATTACCGTGATGAGCTGCCGGATGAGTTCCGTATCGGAAATCATCGCAGGACCCCGGAGATCATTATGGTTGCGGATTTGCCCTGGGCGATCACCAGTACGTCCTTTTTTGAGCGCAGGGGGGTACTGGCGGGGAATCATGGATGGGATCACCGTGAGCCGGAAATGCAGACCTTCTTTCTGGCGAAAGGACCGGATTTCCATGAAGCGCTGCACGTTGAACCTTTTGAACTGATTCACATCTACGAGTTGGTATGTCATATCCTGGATCTGGAGCCCGCGAATAACGACGGATCACTGGAAGAGGTCCGTCACTTTTTGCTCGAATGA